In Streptomyces sp. NBC_00878, a single window of DNA contains:
- a CDS encoding MaoC family dehydratase N-terminal domain-containing protein, whose amino-acid sequence MALDQSFVGRTYPPTDPYEVGREKIREFAEAVGDTNPAYTDPEAAKALGYADVIAPPTFVFTLTFKAAGQVVQDPQLGLDYSRVVHGDQKFVHRRPVRAGDRLTVTSTIETIKSLAGNDILDIRGEVHDETGEHVVTAWTKLVARAAEEA is encoded by the coding sequence ATGGCGCTCGACCAGTCCTTCGTAGGGCGGACCTATCCGCCCACCGACCCCTATGAGGTCGGCCGCGAGAAGATCCGCGAGTTCGCGGAGGCGGTGGGCGACACCAACCCCGCGTACACGGACCCCGAGGCCGCCAAGGCCCTCGGCTACGCCGATGTGATCGCCCCGCCGACCTTTGTGTTCACCCTCACCTTCAAGGCCGCGGGGCAGGTCGTCCAGGACCCCCAACTGGGGCTCGACTACAGCCGGGTGGTGCACGGCGACCAGAAGTTCGTCCACCGCCGCCCGGTGCGCGCGGGCGACCGGCTCACGGTCACCTCCACCATCGAGACGATCAAGTCGCTGGCGGGCAACGACATCCTGGACATCCGCGGCGAGGTCCACGACGAGACGGGCGAGCACGTGGTGACCGCCTGGACCAAGCTCGTGGCCCGCGCGGCCGAGGAGGCGTGA
- a CDS encoding MaoC family dehydratase encodes MTAKISYDDVEVGTELPAQTFGVTRATLVKYAGASGDFNPIHWNEKFAKEVGLPDVIAHGMFTMAEAIRVVTDWAGDPGAVVEYGVRFTKPVIVPNDDQGATVEVSGKVAAKLDDNAVRIDLLAMSAGKKVLGMSRAVVRLA; translated from the coding sequence ATGACGGCCAAGATCTCGTACGACGACGTCGAGGTCGGCACCGAACTGCCGGCCCAGACCTTCGGCGTGACCCGCGCGACGCTCGTGAAGTACGCGGGCGCGTCCGGGGACTTCAACCCGATCCACTGGAACGAGAAGTTCGCCAAGGAGGTCGGCCTCCCGGACGTCATCGCGCACGGCATGTTCACCATGGCCGAGGCGATCCGGGTCGTCACCGACTGGGCCGGCGACCCGGGCGCGGTCGTCGAGTACGGCGTCCGCTTCACCAAGCCCGTCATCGTCCCGAACGACGACCAGGGCGCCACGGTCGAGGTCAGCGGCAAGGTCGCCGCCAAGCTCGACGACAACGCCGTCCGCATCGACCTCCTCGCGATGAGCGCGGGCAAGAAGGTGCTGGGCATGTCCCGGGCGGTCGTGCGCCTGGCCTGA
- a CDS encoding TetR/AcrR family transcriptional regulator yields MVRMSAEERRESVIRAAISEFARGGYYGTSTEAIAKRVGVSQPYLFRLFPSKKAIFLAAAERCLEETQRTFEAASEGLEGEEAMSSMANVYVKVIAEEPERLLMQMQMYVAVAAAEEAGDHELGEAVRAGWMRLWDTVHLPLGADVEETTTFMATGMLINCLVAMGFPPEHRVWEGLYPSAGVEGRLEH; encoded by the coding sequence ATGGTCAGGATGAGCGCAGAAGAGAGGCGCGAGAGCGTCATTCGTGCGGCGATTAGCGAGTTCGCCCGGGGTGGCTACTACGGCACGTCGACCGAGGCGATCGCCAAGCGCGTGGGTGTCTCGCAGCCGTACCTCTTCCGGCTCTTCCCGAGCAAGAAGGCGATCTTCCTCGCGGCTGCCGAGCGGTGCCTGGAGGAGACCCAGCGCACCTTCGAGGCCGCCTCCGAGGGGCTGGAGGGCGAAGAGGCGATGAGCTCCATGGCGAACGTGTACGTCAAGGTCATCGCCGAAGAGCCTGAGCGGCTGCTGATGCAGATGCAGATGTACGTCGCGGTGGCGGCCGCCGAGGAGGCGGGCGACCATGAGCTCGGCGAAGCGGTACGGGCGGGCTGGATGCGCCTGTGGGACACCGTCCACCTGCCGCTCGGTGCCGATGTCGAGGAGACCACGACGTTCATGGCGACCGGGATGCTCATCAACTGCCTGGTGGCCATGGGATTTCCGCCCGAGCACCGGGTCTGGGAGGGGCTCTACCCGTCGGCCGGGGTCGAGGGTCGGCTCGAACACTGA
- a CDS encoding DHA2 family efflux MFS transporter permease subunit, with amino-acid sequence MSQQTERPGGTVWALVITSVAGFMAALDNLVVTTALPSIREDLGGALHDLEWTVSAYTLTFAVLLMFGAALGDRFGRRRLFLVGITVFTGASAAAAMAPGIDSLIAARAVQGVGAAIMMPLTLTLLTAAVPAAKRGMAYGIWGAVHGLAVASGPLIGGSLTEHISWQWIFWLNVPLGVALLPLARLRLSESYGSGAPLDIRGTLLASGGLFGIVYGLVRAPVVGWTDAIVLLGLFAGTALLVGFVLHGISAKNPMLPMRLFRSRAFAGINAASLLMFLGMFGSIFLLSQYMQGVLGYSPTEAGLRLLPWTGTPMLIAPVAGILSDRTGGRPVVAAGLFLQAVGLGWFAAVTAPDTSYAAQLPALIISGLGMSLFFAPASNLVMSSVRPQEQGIASGANNALREVGGALGVAVMASIFSAQGGYQSAQTFVDGIQPALWAGSGAVGVAGVAALLIPTRRRTAEAGADVDVDVDVEAGEGSTDTAPARVLEKASR; translated from the coding sequence ATGTCACAGCAGACCGAACGTCCCGGGGGAACCGTCTGGGCCCTCGTCATCACCAGCGTCGCCGGGTTCATGGCGGCGCTCGACAACCTCGTCGTCACCACCGCGCTGCCCTCGATCCGCGAGGACCTCGGGGGAGCGCTCCACGATCTGGAATGGACCGTGAGCGCGTACACGCTCACCTTCGCCGTGCTGCTGATGTTCGGTGCGGCCCTGGGGGACCGGTTCGGCCGTCGCCGGCTCTTCCTCGTCGGCATCACCGTGTTCACCGGGGCATCCGCCGCCGCGGCCATGGCGCCCGGCATCGACTCGCTGATCGCCGCCCGCGCGGTCCAGGGCGTCGGCGCGGCCATCATGATGCCGCTGACGCTGACCCTGCTCACCGCCGCCGTTCCGGCCGCCAAGCGCGGGATGGCGTACGGGATCTGGGGTGCCGTCCACGGTCTCGCGGTCGCCTCGGGGCCGCTCATCGGCGGCAGCCTCACCGAACACATCTCCTGGCAGTGGATCTTCTGGCTGAACGTTCCGCTGGGCGTGGCCCTCCTGCCGCTCGCCCGGCTGCGTCTCTCGGAGTCGTACGGCTCGGGCGCCCCGCTCGACATCCGCGGCACCCTGCTGGCCAGTGGGGGCCTCTTCGGGATCGTGTACGGGCTGGTCCGGGCGCCCGTCGTCGGCTGGACCGACGCGATCGTCCTCCTGGGGCTGTTCGCCGGTACGGCTCTGCTCGTCGGCTTCGTGCTCCACGGCATCAGTGCCAAGAACCCGATGCTGCCGATGCGGCTCTTCCGCAGCCGGGCCTTCGCCGGGATCAACGCGGCCAGCCTGCTGATGTTCCTCGGGATGTTCGGCTCGATCTTCCTGCTCAGTCAGTACATGCAGGGTGTCCTCGGCTACTCGCCCACGGAGGCCGGGCTGCGGCTGCTGCCCTGGACAGGGACGCCGATGCTCATCGCGCCCGTCGCCGGAATCCTGTCCGACCGGACAGGCGGCCGCCCGGTCGTCGCCGCGGGCCTGTTCCTGCAGGCCGTCGGGCTCGGCTGGTTCGCCGCCGTGACCGCGCCCGACACGTCGTACGCCGCACAGCTCCCCGCCCTGATCATCAGCGGTCTGGGCATGTCCCTCTTCTTCGCCCCCGCCTCCAACCTGGTCATGTCCAGCGTCCGGCCGCAGGAGCAGGGCATCGCGTCCGGCGCCAACAACGCGCTGCGCGAGGTCGGCGGTGCCCTCGGCGTCGCGGTGATGGCCTCGATCTTCTCCGCCCAGGGCGGCTACCAGAGTGCGCAGACCTTCGTGGACGGCATCCAGCCGGCGCTCTGGGCGGGCTCCGGTGCCGTGGGTGTGGCGGGTGTCGCGGCCCTGCTCATCCCGACGCGTCGCCGTACGGCGGAGGCGGGCGCGGACGTGGACGTGGACGTGGACGTGGAGGCGGGGGAGGGGAGCACGGACACCGCGCCCGCGCGGGTGCTGGAGAAGGCCTCTCGCTGA
- a CDS encoding DUF3291 domain-containing protein — MPTLPWTVPNKPPQDAEVHVFASRFETRTLWGALKFFARTPAVWRQVSKAPGAYGATLKAAPLRRTFWTLSAWESPAALKNFARSGTHAPAARGLGPQMRDAKFVSWTVTADDLPLDWSEALRRL, encoded by the coding sequence ATGCCCACCCTCCCCTGGACCGTGCCGAACAAGCCGCCGCAGGACGCCGAGGTGCACGTCTTCGCCTCCCGCTTCGAGACCCGCACCCTCTGGGGAGCACTGAAGTTCTTCGCCAGGACGCCGGCCGTCTGGCGGCAGGTGAGCAAGGCCCCCGGAGCGTACGGCGCCACACTCAAGGCGGCCCCGCTGCGGCGGACCTTCTGGACCCTGTCCGCCTGGGAGTCGCCCGCGGCGCTCAAGAACTTCGCCCGCTCCGGCACGCACGCGCCGGCCGCCCGGGGCCTCGGCCCCCAGATGCGGGACGCGAAGTTCGTCTCGTGGACGGTCACCGCGGACGACCTCCCGCTCGACTGGTCGGAGGCGCTCCGCCGCCTGTGA
- a CDS encoding UDP-N-acetylmuramate dehydrogenase, whose product MLELHDAPLAPLTTFRLGGPAARLITATTDAEVIAAVREADDSGTPLLLIGGGSNLVIGDKGFAGTALRIATRGFALDGTKLELAAGEVWTDAVARTVEAGLAGIECLAGIPGSAGATPIQNVGAYGQEVSSTITEVIAYDRRTHETVTVPNTKCAFSYRHSRFKADPERFVVLRVRFELEDASGLSAPVKYAETARVLGVEPGDRVPLDKARETVLKLRSGKGMVLDPEDHDTWSAGSFFTNPILTDEEFAAFHARVAERLGDGVTPPAYPADDGHTKTSAAWLIDKSGFTKGYGTGPARISTKHTLALTNRGEATTEDLLALAREVVAGVHAAFGITLVNEPVTVGVSL is encoded by the coding sequence GTGCTGGAACTCCACGACGCCCCGCTCGCCCCGCTGACCACCTTCCGGCTCGGCGGCCCCGCCGCGCGGCTGATCACCGCGACGACCGACGCCGAGGTGATCGCCGCCGTCCGCGAGGCCGACGACTCCGGCACGCCGCTGCTGCTGATCGGCGGCGGATCCAACCTGGTCATCGGCGACAAGGGCTTCGCGGGCACCGCCCTGCGCATCGCCACCCGCGGCTTCGCCCTCGACGGTACGAAGCTGGAGCTGGCCGCCGGCGAGGTGTGGACCGACGCCGTCGCCCGCACCGTCGAGGCCGGCCTCGCGGGCATCGAGTGCCTCGCCGGAATCCCGGGCTCCGCGGGCGCGACACCCATCCAGAACGTGGGCGCGTACGGCCAGGAGGTGTCGTCGACGATCACCGAAGTGATCGCCTACGACCGGAGGACCCACGAGACAGTCACCGTCCCGAACACCAAGTGCGCCTTCTCGTACCGCCACAGCCGCTTCAAGGCCGACCCCGAGCGCTTCGTCGTGCTGCGCGTCCGCTTCGAGCTGGAGGACGCCTCCGGGCTGTCCGCGCCGGTCAAGTACGCCGAGACGGCCCGCGTCCTCGGTGTCGAACCCGGCGACCGCGTGCCGCTGGACAAGGCCCGAGAGACCGTCCTGAAGCTGCGCTCCGGCAAGGGCATGGTGCTCGACCCGGAGGACCACGACACCTGGTCGGCCGGCTCGTTCTTCACCAACCCGATCCTCACCGACGAGGAGTTCGCCGCGTTCCACGCGCGCGTGGCCGAGCGTCTCGGCGACGGCGTCACCCCGCCCGCGTACCCGGCGGACGACGGGCACACCAAGACCTCCGCGGCCTGGCTGATCGACAAGTCCGGCTTCACCAAGGGCTACGGCACCGGCCCCGCCCGCATCTCCACCAAGCACACCCTGGCCCTCACCAACCGCGGTGAGGCGACCACCGAGGACCTCCTCGCGCTCGCCCGCGAGGTCGTCGCCGGCGTCCACGCCGCCTTCGGGATCACGCTCGTCAACGAACCGGTGACGGTGGGCGTCAGCCTCTGA
- a CDS encoding adenosine deaminase, whose translation METVRDVRGLPKAHLHLHFTGSMRITTLLELADRHGIHLPDALTSGEPPKLRATDERGWFRFQRLYDAARSCLRDPEDIQRLVREAAEEDLKDGSGWLEIQVDPTSYAPRLGGLIPALEIILDAVDSAVRATGLGMRVLVAANRMKHPLDARTLARLAVRYADRGIVGFGLSNDERRGMARDFDRAFAIAREGGLLAAPHGGELTGPASVRDCLDDLHASRIGHGVRAAEDPRLLKRLADRGITCEVCPASNVALGVYEKPEDIPLRTLFEAGVPMALGADDPLLFGSRLAAQYDIARRHHAFTDAELAELARQSVRGSAAPEDIRKKLLSGIDDWLTAPVA comes from the coding sequence ATGGAGACGGTACGAGACGTCCGGGGGCTACCCAAAGCCCATCTGCACCTGCACTTCACGGGGTCTATGCGGATCACCACCCTGCTGGAACTGGCCGACAGGCACGGCATCCACCTGCCCGACGCCCTGACCAGCGGCGAACCGCCGAAACTGCGGGCCACCGACGAGCGGGGCTGGTTCCGCTTCCAGCGGCTGTACGACGCGGCGCGGTCGTGCCTCAGAGATCCCGAGGACATTCAGCGGCTGGTGCGAGAGGCCGCGGAGGAGGACCTCAAGGACGGCTCCGGGTGGCTGGAGATCCAGGTCGACCCGACCTCGTACGCACCCCGGCTCGGCGGGCTGATCCCGGCGCTGGAAATCATCCTGGACGCCGTGGACTCGGCCGTGCGCGCGACCGGGCTCGGGATGCGGGTCCTGGTGGCCGCGAACCGGATGAAGCATCCGCTGGACGCCCGCACGCTGGCCCGGCTGGCCGTGCGGTACGCGGACCGGGGCATCGTCGGCTTCGGGCTCTCCAACGACGAGCGACGCGGTATGGCGCGGGACTTCGACCGGGCCTTCGCCATCGCCCGTGAGGGCGGGCTGCTGGCGGCGCCGCACGGCGGCGAACTGACGGGTCCGGCGTCCGTACGCGACTGTCTGGACGATCTGCACGCCTCGCGGATCGGGCACGGGGTGCGGGCGGCCGAGGACCCGCGGCTCCTGAAGCGGCTCGCGGACCGGGGCATCACCTGTGAGGTCTGCCCGGCCTCGAACGTCGCCCTCGGGGTATACGAAAAACCGGAGGACATCCCCTTGCGCACGCTTTTCGAGGCGGGGGTCCCGATGGCGCTGGGCGCGGACGACCCACTGCTGTTCGGCTCGCGGCTGGCCGCCCAGTACGACATCGCGCGCCGCCATCACGCCTTCACGGACGCCGAACTGGCCGAGCTGGCACGGCAGTCGGTACGGGGTTCGGCGGCCCCGGAGGACATCAGGAAGAAGCTGCTGTCCGGGATCGACGACTGGCTGACCGCCCCGGTGGCCTGA
- a CDS encoding pyridoxal phosphate-dependent aminotransferase translates to MSAATPPTERRVSARVGAISESATLAVDAKAKALKAAGRPVIGFGAGEPDFPTPGYIVEAAIEACKNPKYHRYTPAGGLPELKAAIVAKTLRDSDYEVDVSQVLVTNGGKQAIYEAFAAILDPGDEVIVPAPYWTTYPESIRLAGGVPVEVVADETTGYRVSVEQLEAARTEKTKVVLFVSPSNPTGAVYSAEDTEAIGRWAVEHGLWVLTDEIYEHLVYGDAKFTSLPAVLPELRDKCIVVNGVAKTYAMTGWRVGWIIGPKDVVKAATNLQSHATSNVSNVAQVAAIAAVSGDLTAVAEMREAFDRRRKTIVRMLNEIDGVLCPEPEGAFYAYPSVKALIGKEIRGKRPQDSVELAALILEEAEVAVVPGEAFGTPGYLRLSYALGDEDLVEGVSRIQKLLAEATD, encoded by the coding sequence ATGAGCGCTGCAACCCCTCCCACCGAGCGCCGGGTCTCCGCCCGGGTCGGTGCGATCTCCGAGTCCGCCACTCTCGCCGTGGACGCCAAGGCCAAGGCCCTGAAGGCCGCAGGACGTCCGGTGATCGGCTTCGGCGCCGGTGAGCCCGACTTCCCGACCCCGGGCTACATCGTCGAGGCCGCCATCGAGGCCTGCAAGAACCCGAAGTACCACCGCTACACGCCGGCCGGCGGTCTTCCCGAGCTGAAGGCGGCGATCGTCGCCAAGACGCTGCGCGATTCCGACTACGAGGTTGACGTCTCCCAGGTCCTGGTGACCAACGGCGGCAAGCAGGCCATCTACGAGGCGTTCGCCGCGATCCTCGACCCGGGTGACGAGGTCATCGTCCCGGCGCCGTACTGGACGACGTACCCGGAGTCGATCCGTCTCGCCGGCGGTGTCCCGGTCGAGGTCGTCGCGGACGAGACCACCGGCTACCGCGTCTCGGTCGAGCAGCTGGAGGCGGCCCGTACGGAGAAGACGAAGGTCGTCCTCTTCGTGTCGCCGTCCAACCCGACGGGTGCGGTCTACAGCGCCGAGGACACCGAGGCGATCGGCCGCTGGGCCGTCGAACACGGTCTGTGGGTGCTGACGGACGAGATCTACGAACACCTGGTCTATGGGGACGCGAAGTTCACCTCGCTTCCGGCGGTCCTGCCGGAGCTGCGCGACAAGTGCATCGTGGTCAACGGCGTCGCGAAGACGTACGCGATGACCGGCTGGCGGGTCGGGTGGATCATCGGCCCTAAGGACGTGGTGAAGGCCGCGACGAACCTCCAGTCGCACGCCACGTCGAACGTGTCGAACGTCGCCCAGGTCGCCGCGATCGCCGCCGTCTCGGGCGACCTGACGGCCGTCGCCGAGATGCGCGAGGCCTTCGACCGCCGCCGCAAGACCATCGTGCGGATGCTCAACGAGATCGACGGCGTGCTCTGCCCGGAGCCCGAGGGCGCCTTCTACGCGTACCCCTCGGTGAAGGCCCTCATCGGCAAGGAGATCCGCGGCAAGCGCCCGCAGGACTCCGTCGAGCTGGCCGCGCTGATCCTGGAGGAAGCCGAGGTCGCGGTCGTCCCGGGCGAGGCCTTCGGCACGCCGGGCTACCTGCGGCTCTCGTACGCGCTGGGTGACGAGGACCTCGTCGAGGGCGTCTCACGGATCCAGAAGCTGCTGGCGGAGGCCACGGACTGA
- the secE gene encoding preprotein translocase subunit SecE: MTDAVGSIDMPDAQDEAPESQKKGRKGGKRAKKGPLKRLALFYRQIVAELRKVVWPTRNQLTTYTTVVIVFVVIMIGLVTVIDFGLDKAAKYVFG; this comes from the coding sequence GTGACGGACGCCGTGGGCTCCATCGACATGCCTGATGCCCAGGATGAGGCGCCGGAGTCCCAGAAGAAGGGCCGCAAGGGCGGTAAGCGTGCCAAGAAGGGCCCGCTGAAGCGCCTCGCTCTCTTCTACCGCCAGATCGTCGCGGAACTCCGCAAGGTGGTCTGGCCGACCCGCAATCAGCTGACGACGTACACCACAGTGGTGATTGTGTTCGTTGTCATCATGATCGGTCTGGTGACTGTGATTGACTTCGGACTCGACAAGGCCGCCAAGTACGTATTCGGCTGA
- the nusG gene encoding transcription termination/antitermination protein NusG has protein sequence MSDPNLNDAGESVESVDDELDIVEGADVEDEVEAADAEAGEAAEEAALHVEDESGEDVETDVDAEDLTASEGEDDGEDAAVSEETDEAEEAEEEAEPVDPVEALREELRTLPGEWYVIHTYAGYENRVKTNLEQRAVSLNVEDFIFAAEVPQEEVAQIKNGERKTVRQNKLPGYVLVRMDLTNESWGVVRNTPGVTGFVGNAYDPYPLTLDEIVKMLAPEAEEKAAREAAEAEGKPAPSRKLEVQVLDFEVGDSVTVTDGPFATLQATINEINADSKKVKGLVEIFGRETPVELSFDQIQKN, from the coding sequence GTGTCTGACCCGAACCTGAACGACGCCGGCGAGTCGGTCGAGTCCGTTGACGACGAGCTCGACATCGTCGAGGGCGCGGACGTCGAGGACGAGGTCGAGGCTGCCGACGCCGAAGCCGGCGAGGCCGCCGAAGAGGCTGCCCTGCACGTCGAGGACGAGTCCGGTGAGGACGTCGAGACCGACGTGGACGCCGAGGACCTGACCGCCTCCGAGGGCGAGGACGACGGCGAGGACGCGGCCGTCTCCGAGGAGACCGACGAAGCCGAAGAGGCCGAGGAAGAGGCCGAGCCGGTCGACCCCGTCGAGGCCCTCCGCGAGGAACTTCGCACGCTGCCCGGCGAGTGGTACGTCATCCACACGTACGCCGGCTACGAGAACCGCGTGAAGACCAACCTCGAGCAGCGCGCCGTCTCACTGAACGTCGAGGACTTCATCTTCGCGGCCGAGGTGCCGCAGGAAGAGGTCGCGCAGATCAAGAACGGCGAGCGCAAGACCGTCCGTCAGAACAAGCTCCCCGGCTACGTGCTGGTGCGCATGGACCTGACGAACGAGTCCTGGGGCGTCGTCCGCAACACGCCCGGAGTCACCGGCTTCGTGGGCAACGCCTACGACCCGTACCCGCTGACGCTGGACGAGATCGTGAAGATGCTCGCCCCGGAGGCCGAGGAGAAGGCGGCCCGCGAGGCGGCCGAAGCCGAGGGCAAGCCGGCTCCGTCCCGCAAGCTCGAGGTCCAGGTGCTGGACTTCGAGGTGGGTGACTCGGTCACCGTCACCGACGGCCCGTTCGCGACGCTGCAGGCGACCATCAACGAGATCAACGCCGACTCGAAGAAGGTCAAGGGCCTTGTCGAGATCTTCGGCCGCGAGACCCCGGTCGAGCTGAGCTTCGACCAGATCCAGAAGAACTGA
- the rplK gene encoding 50S ribosomal protein L11 has protein sequence MPPKKKKVTGLIKLQIQAGAANPAPPVGPALGQHGVNIMEFCKAYNAATESQRGWVIPVEITVYEDRSFTFITKTPPAAKMILKAAGVEKGSGEPHKTKVAKITQAQVREIATTKLPDLNANDLDAASKIIAGTARSMGITVEG, from the coding sequence ATGCCTCCCAAGAAGAAGAAGGTCACGGGGCTCATCAAGCTCCAGATCCAGGCCGGTGCGGCCAACCCGGCGCCGCCGGTCGGCCCCGCGCTGGGCCAGCACGGCGTCAACATCATGGAGTTCTGCAAGGCCTACAACGCCGCGACCGAGTCGCAGCGCGGTTGGGTCATCCCGGTGGAGATCACGGTCTACGAAGACCGCTCCTTCACCTTCATCACCAAGACCCCGCCGGCCGCGAAGATGATCCTCAAGGCCGCTGGTGTCGAGAAGGGCTCCGGCGAGCCGCACAAGACCAAGGTCGCCAAGATCACCCAGGCGCAGGTCCGCGAGATCGCCACCACCAAGCTGCCCGACCTGAACGCCAACGACCTGGACGCCGCGTCGAAGATCATCGCCGGCACCGCCCGTTCCATGGGCATCACGGTCGAGGGCTGA
- the rplA gene encoding 50S ribosomal protein L1 codes for MSKRSKSLRAADAKIDRDKQYAPLEAVRLAKETSTSKFDGTVEVAFRLGVDPRKADQMVRGTVNLPHGTGKTARVLVFATGDRAEAATAAGADIVGSDELIDEVAKGRLDFDAVVATPDLMGKVGRLGRVLGPRGLMPNPKTGTVTPDVAKAVTEIKGGKIEFRVDKHSNLHFIIGKTSFDETQLVENYGAALEEILRLKPSAAKGRYIRKAAISTTIGPGIPLDPNRTRNLLVEEDPAAV; via the coding sequence GTGAGCAAGCGCAGCAAGTCTCTCCGCGCTGCGGACGCCAAGATCGACCGGGACAAGCAGTACGCCCCGCTCGAGGCCGTCCGTCTCGCCAAGGAGACCTCCACGTCCAAGTTCGACGGCACCGTCGAGGTCGCCTTCCGTCTGGGTGTCGACCCGCGCAAGGCCGACCAGATGGTCCGTGGCACCGTGAACCTCCCGCACGGCACCGGTAAGACCGCCCGGGTCCTGGTCTTCGCGACCGGTGACCGTGCCGAGGCCGCGACCGCCGCGGGCGCCGACATCGTCGGCTCCGACGAACTCATCGACGAGGTGGCGAAGGGCCGGCTGGACTTCGACGCCGTCGTCGCCACCCCGGACCTCATGGGCAAGGTCGGCCGCCTGGGCCGCGTCCTCGGCCCGCGTGGTCTGATGCCGAACCCGAAGACCGGCACCGTGACCCCGGACGTGGCCAAGGCCGTGACCGAGATCAAGGGCGGCAAGATCGAGTTCCGCGTCGACAAGCACTCGAACCTGCACTTCATCATCGGCAAGACCTCGTTCGACGAGACCCAGCTGGTGGAGAACTACGGCGCCGCGCTGGAGGAGATCCTCCGTCTGAAGCCGTCCGCCGCCAAGGGCCGCTACATCCGGAAGGCCGCGATCAGCACCACGATCGGCCCCGGCATCCCGCTCGACCCGAACCGCACCCGCAACCTCCTCGTCGAGGAGGACCCGGCCGCCGTCTGA
- a CDS encoding DUF1396 domain-containing protein: MKFSVRGSARRGATGAALAALVLTGGAVGCSKDGASEESPKMTPAAAVAKAAKNTEDITSISYRMTGRTPEEGRVKADAQMRMKPDVAMSMKITALDQGADGTAEIRLVDKAMYIGGGAAAAKEMDGKSWIKFDLSTLGDDALGGAAPGAGTADKNPAQESTFLTGSKDVKKVGTEKVDGVETTHYKGTVALDDFRESLKDESKTTREQREKSLEQYEKMGVDTLTMDMWIDGEDHAKQFRMRGDADKGKLDMTITFVDYNKPVTVEAPPAKDVMDLAEMMGDIKS, translated from the coding sequence ATGAAGTTTTCTGTGCGCGGGTCCGCGCGTCGTGGTGCGACCGGTGCGGCGCTCGCCGCGCTGGTCCTCACCGGGGGTGCCGTCGGCTGCTCGAAGGACGGCGCGAGCGAGGAGTCACCGAAGATGACGCCCGCCGCGGCCGTGGCCAAGGCGGCGAAGAACACGGAGGACATCACCTCCATCAGCTACCGGATGACCGGCAGGACCCCTGAGGAGGGGCGCGTCAAGGCCGATGCGCAGATGCGCATGAAGCCGGACGTCGCCATGAGCATGAAGATCACCGCCCTCGACCAGGGCGCGGACGGCACCGCCGAGATACGTCTCGTCGACAAGGCGATGTACATCGGCGGAGGCGCGGCGGCCGCCAAGGAGATGGACGGCAAGAGCTGGATCAAGTTCGACCTGTCCACGCTGGGGGACGACGCGCTGGGCGGCGCGGCCCCGGGCGCCGGGACGGCCGACAAGAACCCGGCCCAGGAGTCCACCTTCCTCACCGGCTCCAAGGACGTGAAGAAGGTCGGCACCGAGAAGGTCGACGGCGTCGAGACCACTCACTACAAGGGCACGGTCGCCCTCGACGACTTCCGCGAGTCCCTCAAGGACGAGAGCAAGACCACGCGCGAGCAGCGGGAGAAGAGCCTCGAACAGTACGAGAAAATGGGCGTGGACACGCTCACGATGGACATGTGGATCGACGGCGAGGACCACGCCAAGCAGTTCCGTATGCGGGGCGACGCCGACAAGGGCAAGCTCGACATGACCATCACCTTCGTCGACTACAACAAGCCCGTGACGGTCGAGGCCCCGCCGGCCAAGGACGTCATGGACCTGGCCGAGATGATGGGCGACATCAAGAGCTGA
- the rplJ gene encoding 50S ribosomal protein L10, giving the protein MARPDKAAAVAELADQFRSSNAAVLTEYRGLTVAQLKTLRRSLGEDAQYAVVKNTLTKIAANEAGISTLDDLFNGPTAVAFITGDPVVSAKGLRDFAKDNPNLVIKGGVLDGKALSADEIKKLADLESREVLLAKLAGAMKGKQTQAAQLFQALPSKFVRTAEALRVKLEEQGGAE; this is encoded by the coding sequence ATGGCAAGGCCCGACAAGGCTGCCGCGGTAGCCGAGCTCGCGGACCAGTTCCGCAGCTCGAACGCCGCTGTGCTGACCGAGTACCGGGGTCTCACCGTGGCGCAGCTCAAGACGCTGCGTCGTTCGCTCGGTGAAGACGCCCAGTACGCCGTGGTGAAGAACACGCTGACCAAGATCGCGGCCAACGAGGCCGGGATCTCGACGCTCGACGACCTGTTCAACGGTCCGACGGCGGTTGCCTTCATCACCGGTGACCCGGTGGTGTCGGCGAAGGGTCTTCGTGACTTCGCCAAGGACAACCCGAACCTCGTCATCAAGGGCGGTGTCCTTGACGGCAAGGCGCTGTCCGCCGACGAGATCAAGAAGCTTGCGGACCTCGAGTCCCGCGAGGTTCTGCTCGCCAAGCTGGCCGGTGCCATGAAGGGCAAGCAGACTCAGGCTGCGCAGCTCTTCCAGGCGCTGCCGTCGAAGTTCGTCCGCACTGCGGAGGCGCTTCGCGTCAAGCTCGAAGAGCAGGGCGGTGCCGAGTAA